Proteins encoded within one genomic window of Procambarus clarkii isolate CNS0578487 chromosome 31, FALCON_Pclarkii_2.0, whole genome shotgun sequence:
- the LOC138370127 gene encoding uncharacterized protein yields MIPQEMRHKYLEEIYKDAGDELDQIYTDGSSNPVNGRAGAAYTNLLTPKEEFVEKVFHNIEINYKNQDWLSERALLAVKNKDVYELNNIFQSNIQSEAVTYKSVDTVEEADEAVRYPTELLNSLDLPWIPTHNNRSIEIQLANYYVAKYQPAKTLQGHAPCSKKIFNNVAEATMFTGPFNGEDVLIPRIPIIPKDMSFQLKRL; encoded by the exons atgataccacaagaaatgaggcacaagtatctcgaggaaatttataaagatgcCGGAGATGAActtgatcaaatctacactgacgggtcatctaatcctgtcaatggcagggctggtgcagcatacacg aACTTACTGACGCCAAAAGAAGAAtttgttgaaaaagtatttcacaatattgaaatcaattataagAATCAAGATTGGCTGAGCGAACGAGCTCTTCTTGCGgtcaagaacaaagacgtctacgaacttaacaatatttttcagtctaacatccaaagcgaggcagtcacatacaagtccgtcgacactgttgaggaagcagatgaagcggttagatATCCAACAGAATTGTTGAATTCACTCGATCTACCATGGATACCAACACACAATAATAGGTCAATTGAAATTCAGCTTGCCAATTATTATGTTgcaaaatatcaaccagccaaaactttgcaaggccacgcgccttgcagtaaaaaaatattCAACAACGTTGCAGAAGCAACAATGTTTACAGGACCTTTCaatggtgaagatgtcctcattcctcgcattcctattatTCCAAAAGATATGTCATTTCAActaaagagattgtaa